A part of Pongo pygmaeus isolate AG05252 chromosome 14, NHGRI_mPonPyg2-v2.0_pri, whole genome shotgun sequence genomic DNA contains:
- the ITM2B gene encoding integral membrane protein 2B, with product MVKVTFNSALAQKEAKKDEPKSGEEALIIPPDAVAVDCKDPDDVVPVGQRRAWCWCMCFGLAFMLAGVILGGAYLYKYFALQPDDVYYCGIKYIKDDVILNEPSADAPAALYQTIEENIKIFEEEEVEFISVPVPEFADSDPANIVHDFNKKLTAYLDLNLDKCYVIPLNTSIVMPPRNLLELLINIKAGTYLPQSYLIHEHMVITDRIENIDHLGFFIYRLCHDKETYKLQRRETIKGIQKREASNCFAIRHFENKFAVETLICS from the exons ATGGTGAAGGTGACGTTCAACTCCGCTCTGGCCCAGAAGGAGGCCAAGAAGGACGAGCCCAAGAGCGGCGAGGAGGCGCTCATCATCCCCCCCGACGCCGTCGCGGTGGACTGCAAG GACCCAGATGATGTGGTACCAGTTGGCCAAAGAAGAGCCTGGTGTTGGTGCATGTGCTTTGGACTAGCATTTATGCTTGCAGGTGTTATTCTAGGAGGAGCATACTTGTACAAATATTTTGCACTTCAA CCAGATGACGTGTACTACTGTGGAATAAAGTACATCAAAGATGATGTCATCTTAAATGAGCCCTCTGCAGATGCCCCAGCTGCTCTCTACCAGacaattgaagaaaatattaaaatctttgaAGAAGAAGAAGTTGAATTTATCAGTGTGCCTGTCCCAGAGTTTGCAGATAGTGATCCTGCCAACATTGTTCATGACTTTAACAAG aaacTTACAGCCTACTTAGATCTTAACCTGGATAAGTGCTATGTGATCCCTCTGAACACTTCCATTGTTATGCCACCCAGAAACCTACTGGAGTTACTTATTAACATCAAG GCTGGAACCTATTTGCCTCAATCCTATCTGATTCATGAGCACATGGTTATTACTGATCGCATTGAAAACATTGATCACCTGGGTTTCTTTATTTATCGACTGTGTCATGACAAGGAAACTTACAAACTGCAACGCAGAGAAACTATTAAAg GTATTCAGAAACGTGAAGCCAGCAATTGTTTCGCAATTCggcattttgaaaacaaatttgcCGTGGAAACTTTAATTTGTTCTTGA